One part of the Brevundimonas subvibrioides ATCC 15264 genome encodes these proteins:
- a CDS encoding RNA polymerase sigma factor, which produces MAKSLMDHHDVELAALAAAGGRREFGELVRRHGSAVRYLLRRMGAQGAEADDVAQDAFLQAFEKCAEFRGEGTFAAWVKRIAARLYLKRKAKDARYVAEVEPDQEEVTPAPDRAGLVDLDEALKTLSETERLCVSLCHGAGLSHPEIAAAMNLPLGTVKSHVKRGLDKLRARLSPISGKDGAGQSGRATHVG; this is translated from the coding sequence ATGGCCAAGTCCTTGATGGACCATCACGACGTCGAGCTCGCCGCCCTCGCGGCGGCGGGCGGGCGGCGCGAGTTCGGCGAACTGGTGCGCCGCCACGGCTCGGCCGTGCGGTATCTGCTCCGGCGGATGGGCGCGCAGGGCGCCGAGGCCGACGACGTGGCCCAGGACGCTTTCCTGCAGGCGTTCGAGAAATGCGCCGAGTTCCGGGGGGAGGGGACCTTCGCCGCCTGGGTCAAGCGCATCGCCGCGCGCCTGTACCTGAAGCGCAAGGCCAAGGACGCCCGCTATGTCGCCGAGGTCGAACCGGATCAGGAAGAGGTCACCCCCGCGCCGGACCGGGCCGGACTGGTCGATCTGGACGAGGCGCTGAAGACCCTCAGCGAGACGGAACGCCTGTGCGTCTCGCTGTGCCATGGCGCGGGGCTGTCTCATCCCGAGATCGCGGCCGCCATGAATCTGCCGCTTGGAACGGTGAAGTCACATGTCAAACGTGGTCTGGATAAACTCCGTGCCCGGCTTTCGCCAATCTCTGGGAAAGACGGTGCCGGACAGTCGGGGAGGGCGACGCATGTCGGCTGA
- a CDS encoding DUF6249 domain-containing protein codes for MEDFIPIFAIFAVFGSITAIVVGPSWLKSRERREMQATVRAAIDKGQPLPPEVIEALSTEATKNLSSRTRDIRRGIIWLATGVGIAAFSLINEMRGVGDDWDNGGNFDSGLLGIAAIPVTVGLAYLVLSFFNKNKD; via the coding sequence ATGGAAGACTTCATCCCGATCTTCGCCATCTTCGCCGTCTTCGGCTCCATCACCGCCATCGTCGTCGGGCCCAGCTGGCTGAAGAGCCGGGAGCGCCGCGAGATGCAGGCCACCGTCCGCGCCGCCATCGACAAGGGCCAGCCCCTGCCGCCGGAAGTCATCGAGGCCCTGAGCACCGAAGCCACCAAGAACCTGTCCAGCCGCACCCGCGACATCCGACGGGGCATTATCTGGCTGGCGACCGGCGTCGGCATCGCCGCCTTCAGCCTGATCAACGAAATGCGCGGCGTGGGTGACGACTGGGACAACGGCGGCAACTTCGACAGCGGACTGCTGGGCATCGCCGCCATTCCGGTCACCGTGGGCCTGGCCTATCTGGTCCTGAGCTTCTTCAACAAGAACAAGGACTGA
- a CDS encoding RNA polymerase sigma factor codes for MTTDADLVRAARAGSDAAFARLVERHQAPVRAFLRRMLGGSFDMADDLAQEVFVAAWSSLGRLEDPAGVRSWLFGIAWRRAQDRMRSGLRGQARDRAWLDEMQAPAGISPEDRLALADAMATLPADQRACVALCLADGWSHGEAAEALGLPLGTVKSHVARGRARLLAVLTGGSDDA; via the coding sequence ATGACGACAGACGCCGACCTGGTGCGGGCCGCCCGCGCCGGATCGGACGCCGCCTTCGCGCGGCTGGTGGAGCGGCATCAGGCCCCGGTGCGGGCCTTCCTGCGCCGGATGCTGGGCGGCAGTTTCGACATGGCCGACGACCTGGCGCAGGAGGTGTTCGTCGCCGCGTGGAGTTCGCTGGGACGGCTGGAGGATCCGGCGGGCGTGCGGTCCTGGCTGTTCGGCATCGCCTGGCGGCGGGCGCAGGACCGGATGCGGTCGGGCCTGAGGGGGCAGGCGCGGGACCGGGCCTGGCTGGACGAGATGCAGGCCCCGGCCGGGATCTCGCCCGAGGACCGGCTGGCGCTGGCCGACGCCATGGCGACCCTGCCGGCCGACCAGAGGGCCTGCGTCGCCCTGTGCCTGGCCGACGGATGGTCGCATGGGGAGGCGGCCGAGGCGCTGGGGCTTCCGCTGGGCACGGTGAAGTCGCATGTTGCGCGGGGTCGGGCGCGGTTGCTGGCCGTGCTGACGGGAGGATCGGATGACGCCTGA
- a CDS encoding DUF2188 domain-containing protein, with translation MTHVTYRIVEHDGGWAYKVGDTYSETFPNHDAAKAAAVRASREQRVADQTAMIEYADSTGAWVTERADGHDRPETDVEG, from the coding sequence ATGACCCACGTCACCTATCGCATCGTCGAACACGACGGCGGCTGGGCCTACAAGGTCGGCGACACCTATTCCGAGACCTTCCCCAACCACGACGCGGCCAAGGCGGCGGCGGTGAGGGCCTCGCGCGAGCAGCGCGTGGCGGATCAGACGGCGATGATCGAATACGCCGACAGCACCGGTGCCTGGGTCACCGAACGCGCCGACGGCCACGATCGCCCGGAGACCGACGTCGAGGGCTGA
- a CDS encoding ArsC family reductase, whose amino-acid sequence MTPTLYGIKACDTMKKARAWLDTHDRAYVFHDYKAVGIDRATLAGWVAEHGWETVLNRNGTTFRALPDDAKAGLDADKAIALMLAQPSMIKRPVLDTGDRTVVGFKPEIYAAAFGVE is encoded by the coding sequence ATGACCCCGACCCTGTATGGCATCAAGGCCTGCGACACGATGAAGAAGGCCCGCGCCTGGCTGGACACGCACGACCGGGCCTATGTGTTCCACGACTACAAGGCGGTCGGCATCGACCGGGCGACGCTGGCGGGCTGGGTCGCCGAGCACGGCTGGGAGACGGTGCTGAACCGCAACGGCACGACCTTCCGGGCCCTGCCGGACGACGCCAAGGCCGGGCTGGACGCCGACAAGGCCATCGCCCTGATGCTGGCCCAGCCGTCGATGATCAAACGGCCGGTGCTGGATACGGGAGACCGGACGGTGGTGGGGTTCAAGCCCGAGATCTATGCGGCGGCGTTCGGGGTGGAGTAA
- a CDS encoding NAD(P)H-hydrate dehydratase — translation MVETNAPSLWLAVLPWPDAQTHKHTRGRLGVVSGGPLRTGAARLSARAGLRTGAGLVRLLCPADAARVVAGAVEAIMVDAFATPEDLATLTAPMQAVVIGPAAGLDEATVANLAAIADGAAALVVDADALTIFAGRAGDLFALLDDGDVMTPHEGEFERLFPGLLERGREAAAIEAAGRCGAVVVLKGSRTLIAAPDGRIVVQPEASPWLATAGSGDVLAGMIGGWLAQGMSAFDAACAAVWMHADAAARFGPGLIAEDLPEQIPHVLRSLR, via the coding sequence ATGGTGGAAACGAATGCTCCGTCCCTCTGGCTGGCCGTCCTTCCCTGGCCGGACGCGCAGACGCACAAGCACACGCGCGGACGGCTGGGCGTGGTCTCGGGCGGCCCCCTGCGGACGGGGGCCGCGCGGCTGTCGGCGCGGGCGGGACTGAGGACCGGGGCCGGGCTGGTGCGGCTGCTGTGCCCGGCGGACGCCGCCCGGGTCGTGGCCGGGGCCGTCGAGGCGATCATGGTCGACGCGTTCGCCACGCCGGAGGACCTGGCCACCCTGACCGCGCCGATGCAGGCGGTGGTGATCGGGCCTGCGGCCGGGCTGGATGAGGCGACGGTGGCGAACCTTGCGGCCATAGCGGACGGGGCGGCGGCGCTGGTGGTCGATGCCGATGCCCTGACGATCTTCGCGGGCCGGGCCGGGGACCTGTTCGCCCTGCTGGACGACGGCGACGTCATGACCCCGCACGAGGGCGAGTTCGAGCGGCTGTTTCCCGGCCTGCTGGAGCGCGGCCGGGAGGCGGCGGCGATCGAGGCGGCCGGGCGGTGCGGCGCGGTCGTCGTGCTGAAGGGCAGCCGGACCCTGATCGCCGCGCCGGACGGGCGGATCGTGGTTCAGCCCGAGGCCTCGCCCTGGCTGGCGACGGCGGGCAGCGGCGACGTGCTGGCCGGCATGATCGGCGGGTGGCTTGCGCAGGGGATGTCGGCGTTCGACGCGGCCTGCGCGGCTGTCTGGATGCACGCCGATGCGGCGGCCCGTTTCGGTCCCGGCCTGATCGCCGAAGACCTGCCCGAACAGATCCCCCACGTCCTCAGGAGCCTGCGATGA
- a CDS encoding P-II family nitrogen regulator, whose protein sequence is MKKIEAVIKPFKLDDVKEALQDIGVQGMTVLEAKGYGRQKGHSELYRGAEYVIDFLPKIKIEVVVADDLAPAVIEAIQTAARTGKIGDGKIFVSDITDVIRIRTGETGAQAV, encoded by the coding sequence ATGAAGAAAATCGAAGCCGTCATCAAGCCGTTCAAGCTGGACGACGTGAAAGAGGCGCTCCAGGACATCGGGGTGCAGGGCATGACCGTGCTCGAGGCCAAGGGATATGGCCGCCAGAAGGGTCATTCCGAACTCTATCGCGGTGCCGAATACGTCATCGACTTCCTGCCCAAGATCAAGATCGAGGTGGTCGTCGCCGACGACCTGGCCCCGGCCGTGATCGAAGCCATCCAGACGGCGGCCCGCACGGGCAAGATCGGCGACGGCAAGATCTTCGTTTCCGACATCACCGACGTCATCCGCATCCGCACCGGCGAAACCGGGGCCCAGGCGGTCTAG
- the glnA gene encoding type I glutamate--ammonia ligase: protein MSAAKKILQEIKDKDVKYVDVRFTDTKGRLQHVTFDIDLVDEEFLTEGTMFDGSSIAGWKAINESDMLLMPDLTTAYIDPFYQQTTMFLFCDVMNPDTGEPYNRDSRSMAKKALAYVQSSGAGDQVYFGPEAEFFIFDDVRWSTQPHNTGYSYDSIELPANTGSEYTEGNMGHRPGPKGGYFPVNPVDSGQDLRGEMLGVMRDLGLNPEKHHHEVAPAQHELGLKFSDLLTMADRLQLYKYVIHNVAAAYGKSATFMAKPMFADNGSGMHVHMSIWKDGKPQFAGDKYAGLSQECLWYIGGIIKHAKAINAFANSTTNSYKRLVPGYEAPVKLAYSARNRSASIRIPHTSSPKAKRLEARFPDPMGNPYLTFVALLMAGLDGIENQIDPGGPADKNLYDLPPEERGNIPEVCGSLKEALENLDKDRAFLKKGGVMDDDFIDSYIELKMEEVMRLALHPHPVEFDMYYSC, encoded by the coding sequence ATGAGCGCCGCCAAGAAGATCCTGCAGGAGATCAAGGACAAGGACGTGAAGTACGTCGACGTCCGCTTCACCGACACCAAGGGACGCCTGCAGCACGTCACCTTCGACATCGACCTGGTCGACGAGGAATTCCTGACCGAGGGGACCATGTTCGACGGCTCGTCCATCGCCGGCTGGAAGGCGATCAATGAGTCCGACATGCTGCTGATGCCGGACCTGACGACGGCCTACATCGACCCCTTCTACCAGCAGACCACGATGTTCCTGTTCTGCGACGTGATGAACCCGGACACGGGCGAGCCCTACAACCGCGACAGCCGCTCGATGGCCAAGAAGGCCCTGGCCTATGTCCAGTCCTCGGGCGCGGGCGACCAGGTCTATTTCGGCCCGGAAGCCGAGTTCTTCATCTTCGACGACGTCCGCTGGTCCACCCAGCCGCACAACACCGGCTACAGCTATGACTCGATCGAGCTGCCGGCCAACACGGGCTCGGAATACACCGAGGGCAACATGGGCCACCGCCCCGGGCCCAAGGGCGGCTATTTCCCCGTCAACCCGGTCGACAGCGGCCAGGACCTGCGCGGCGAGATGCTGGGCGTCATGCGCGACCTGGGCCTCAACCCCGAGAAGCACCACCACGAGGTGGCCCCGGCGCAGCACGAGCTGGGCCTGAAGTTCTCGGACCTGCTGACCATGGCCGACCGCCTGCAGCTCTATAAGTACGTGATCCACAACGTGGCCGCGGCCTACGGCAAGTCGGCCACCTTCATGGCCAAGCCCATGTTCGCCGACAACGGCTCGGGCATGCACGTCCACATGTCGATCTGGAAGGACGGCAAGCCCCAGTTCGCCGGCGACAAATACGCCGGTCTGAGCCAGGAGTGCCTGTGGTACATCGGCGGCATCATCAAGCACGCCAAGGCCATCAACGCCTTCGCCAACTCGACCACCAACTCCTACAAGCGTCTGGTGCCCGGCTACGAAGCCCCGGTGAAACTGGCCTATTCGGCCCGCAACCGCTCGGCTTCGATCCGCATCCCGCACACCTCGTCGCCCAAGGCCAAGCGTCTGGAAGCCCGCTTCCCCGATCCGATGGGCAACCCCTATCTGACCTTCGTGGCCCTGCTGATGGCGGGCCTCGACGGGATCGAGAACCAGATCGATCCGGGCGGCCCCGCCGACAAGAACCTCTACGACCTGCCGCCCGAAGAGCGCGGCAACATCCCCGAGGTCTGCGGCTCGCTGAAGGAAGCGCTCGAGAACCTCGACAAGGACCGCGCCTTCCTCAAGAAGGGCGGCGTCATGGATGACGACTTCATCGACAGCTACATCGAGCTGAAGATGGAAGAGGTCATGCGCCTCGCCCTCCACCCCCACCCCGTCGAGTTCGACATGTACTACAGCTGCTAG
- a CDS encoding FkbM family methyltransferase, which translates to MKLLNWIRSLSTRDRLISRKEITHLSPDALLKRSRGLASPVYVGDNTVLCRVLGRYRLFVTADDVGFGAPVMLDGAWETWLTSFMARRIRPGMAIVDAGANHGYYTLMFAHLTGPTGRVAAVEPHPRTAALLRKSVYANGFQFWTTVIEQAAGAEDGVTLSLHTPDHEPKNAHLSSAPPGSEVNATPVAGARLATMIADWPKIDFIKADVEGAEEAFIEGAWPVLERDRPALVLEFNAGRCGNPSGLLDRLAGLYGDIGVIERDGKIGRRPRTILADPSRCEDWLLFFEAPAP; encoded by the coding sequence GTGAAACTGCTGAACTGGATCCGAAGCCTTTCGACCCGGGATCGCCTGATCAGCCGCAAGGAGATCACGCACCTCTCGCCGGATGCGCTTCTGAAACGCAGCCGCGGACTGGCGAGCCCGGTGTACGTCGGCGACAACACGGTCCTGTGCCGTGTCCTGGGCCGGTACAGGTTGTTCGTCACGGCCGACGACGTGGGGTTCGGCGCGCCCGTCATGCTGGACGGCGCGTGGGAAACCTGGCTGACCAGCTTCATGGCGCGTCGGATCAGGCCGGGCATGGCGATCGTCGATGCCGGGGCCAACCACGGCTACTATACCCTGATGTTCGCGCATCTGACGGGGCCGACGGGACGCGTCGCCGCGGTGGAGCCCCACCCGCGGACAGCGGCCCTGCTTCGCAAGTCGGTCTATGCGAACGGTTTCCAGTTCTGGACGACGGTCATCGAACAGGCCGCAGGGGCCGAGGACGGCGTGACGCTCAGCCTTCACACCCCGGATCATGAGCCCAAGAACGCCCACCTCTCCAGCGCCCCGCCGGGATCCGAGGTCAACGCCACGCCCGTCGCAGGGGCCAGACTGGCGACCATGATCGCAGACTGGCCGAAGATCGACTTCATCAAGGCCGACGTGGAGGGTGCAGAAGAGGCCTTCATCGAAGGGGCCTGGCCGGTTCTGGAACGGGACCGCCCTGCCCTCGTCCTTGAGTTCAACGCCGGCCGATGCGGAAATCCCTCAGGCCTTCTGGACCGACTGGCAGGCCTCTATGGCGACATCGGCGTCATCGAACGCGACGGCAAGATCGGCCGGCGACCCAGAACGATTCTCGCAGACCCGTCCCGTTGCGAGGATTGGCTCCTGTTCTTCGAAGCCCCGGCACCGTGA
- the tatC gene encoding twin-arginine translocase subunit TatC, with protein MDHLIELRGRLVWCVVAFILAFILCFFFAAQLQVELIKPFQAAAAVHADAVARGTHGNPLDLLAIAVGMKPLPAGGLAAVELIATAPLEQLFTKMKIAGFGAIVLAFPIIAYQLYAFVAPGLYRNEKGAFLPFLIATPVMFCLGGALVYFVMLPFVMLFSLSQQISSEGITVLLTTKISDYLNLVTSLILAFGLCFQLPVVTTLLGMAGLISSKLMAEGRRYAIVAVVVLAAVVTPPDPISQLMLAVPLVLLYEVSIWCVRLIELRRKKDEDAEGLEAA; from the coding sequence ATGGATCACCTGATCGAGCTGCGCGGGCGTCTGGTCTGGTGCGTGGTGGCCTTCATCCTGGCGTTCATCCTGTGCTTCTTCTTCGCGGCCCAGCTGCAGGTCGAGCTGATCAAGCCGTTCCAGGCCGCCGCCGCCGTTCACGCCGACGCCGTGGCCCGGGGCACGCACGGCAATCCGCTGGACCTGCTGGCCATCGCCGTCGGCATGAAGCCGCTGCCGGCCGGTGGCCTGGCGGCCGTCGAACTGATCGCCACCGCGCCGCTGGAACAGCTGTTCACCAAGATGAAGATCGCCGGGTTCGGCGCCATCGTCCTGGCCTTCCCGATCATCGCCTATCAGCTGTACGCCTTCGTCGCGCCCGGCCTGTACCGCAACGAGAAGGGCGCCTTCCTGCCGTTCCTGATCGCGACGCCGGTCATGTTCTGCCTCGGCGGGGCCCTGGTCTATTTCGTCATGCTGCCGTTCGTGATGCTGTTCTCGCTGAGCCAGCAGATCTCGAGCGAGGGCATCACCGTCCTGCTGACGACCAAGATCTCGGACTATCTGAACCTGGTGACCTCGCTGATCCTCGCGTTCGGCCTGTGCTTCCAGCTGCCGGTCGTGACGACCCTGCTGGGCATGGCCGGGCTGATCTCGTCCAAGCTGATGGCGGAGGGGCGTCGCTATGCGATCGTCGCCGTGGTGGTCCTGGCCGCCGTGGTGACCCCGCCGGACCCCATCAGCCAGCTGATGCTCGCCGTGCCCCTCGTGCTGCTCTACGAGGTCTCGATCTGGTGCGTCCGCCTGATCGAGCTGCGGCGCAAGAAGGACGAGGACGCCGAGGGGCTGGAGGCCGCCTGA
- the tatB gene encoding Sec-independent protein translocase protein TatB, with product MGGLGPGIGGLEYLVIGIVALVVVGPERLPGMLRALGKMVAKARGMANEFRASFEDMARQSELDELRKEVDALRTSQMVPLGAAADAAFKDIKAELDKPAYVETPPNAVVLDQPEFPESMTMPAPEAAAPAAAAAPKPRKPRTAAARTTSADGAARTPIKPRAKAVAGKAETQTPKASKSRAPRNSKIDL from the coding sequence ATGGGCGGCCTCGGCCCCGGGATCGGGGGCCTCGAATATCTGGTGATCGGCATCGTCGCCCTCGTGGTCGTGGGCCCCGAGCGGCTGCCCGGAATGCTGCGCGCGCTCGGCAAGATGGTCGCCAAGGCCCGCGGCATGGCCAACGAGTTCCGCGCCAGCTTCGAGGACATGGCTCGCCAGTCCGAACTGGACGAGCTGCGGAAAGAGGTCGACGCCCTGCGCACCAGCCAGATGGTGCCCCTGGGGGCCGCCGCCGACGCGGCGTTCAAGGATATCAAGGCCGAGCTGGACAAGCCCGCCTATGTCGAGACACCGCCGAATGCCGTGGTGCTGGACCAGCCCGAGTTCCCCGAATCCATGACGATGCCCGCGCCCGAGGCCGCAGCCCCGGCCGCAGCCGCTGCGCCGAAGCCGCGCAAGCCCCGCACGGCGGCCGCCAGGACGACCTCGGCCGATGGAGCCGCGAGGACACCGATCAAGCCCCGGGCCAAGGCGGTTGCCGGGAAGGCCGAAACGCAGACGCCTAAGGCCTCCAAATCCCGCGCGCCGCGTAACAGCAAGATCGACCTGTGA
- a CDS encoding twin-arginine translocase TatA/TatE family subunit — protein sequence MGSFSIWHWAIVIVVVALLFGGKGKISGLMGDAAKGIKAFKEGLKDEDKKDGPHEGVSSLPRTDAEKEELKR from the coding sequence TTGGGCAGCTTCAGCATCTGGCACTGGGCCATCGTTATCGTCGTCGTCGCCCTGCTGTTCGGCGGCAAGGGCAAGATTTCGGGCCTGATGGGTGACGCCGCCAAGGGCATCAAGGCTTTCAAGGAAGGCCTGAAGGACGAAGACAAGAAGGACGGACCGCACGAGGGCGTGTCCAGCCTGCCGCGCACCGACGCGGAAAAGGAAGAGCTGAAGCGCTAG
- the rnhA gene encoding ribonuclease HI produces the protein MSHVIIHTDGACKGNPGPGGWGAIIQFGEKAKEMSGGEPLTTNNRMELTAAIMALEALTRPCKIDLHTDSKYVMDGITGWIHGWKARGWKTADKKPVKNDDLWKRLDVARTRHEVKWHWVKGHAGHALNERADQLANRGIEEMRAAKAKA, from the coding sequence ATGAGTCACGTGATCATCCACACAGACGGCGCCTGCAAGGGCAACCCCGGCCCCGGCGGCTGGGGCGCCATCATCCAGTTCGGCGAAAAGGCCAAGGAAATGTCGGGCGGCGAGCCGCTGACGACCAACAACCGCATGGAGCTCACCGCCGCCATCATGGCGCTGGAGGCCCTGACCCGGCCGTGCAAGATCGACCTGCACACCGACAGCAAATACGTGATGGACGGCATCACCGGCTGGATCCACGGCTGGAAGGCGCGGGGCTGGAAGACCGCGGACAAGAAGCCGGTCAAGAACGACGACCTGTGGAAACGCCTCGACGTCGCCCGCACGCGCCACGAGGTGAAATGGCACTGGGTCAAGGGCCACGCCGGCCACGCCCTGAACGAGCGCGCCGATCAGCTGGCCAACCGCGGCATCGAGGAGATGCGCGCGGCGAAAGCGAAAGCCTAG
- a CDS encoding NfeD family protein, whose translation MTAIADIYAAQPFWIWLALGVLLLAVEAAFSTEWLLWPAVSAGIVAVLTALGLRLGLPIEVGIFAALTLLSTLLSRALIQRVNPSESPDINDRDGRLVGQRARVVEAFVGGRGRVFVSGAEWPAEIEGTAPDVGADVIVQSSLGSGLKVRAA comes from the coding sequence ATGACCGCCATCGCCGACATCTACGCCGCCCAGCCGTTCTGGATCTGGCTGGCCCTGGGCGTCCTGCTTCTGGCCGTCGAGGCGGCGTTTTCGACCGAATGGCTGTTGTGGCCGGCGGTGTCGGCCGGGATTGTCGCGGTCCTGACCGCGCTGGGGCTTCGGCTGGGCCTGCCGATCGAGGTGGGGATCTTCGCCGCCCTGACGCTGCTGTCGACCCTGCTGTCGCGCGCCCTGATCCAGCGGGTGAACCCGTCCGAGAGCCCGGACATCAACGACCGCGACGGGCGGCTGGTCGGCCAGCGCGCCAGGGTGGTCGAGGCGTTCGTGGGCGGGCGGGGGCGGGTGTTCGTGTCCGGGGCCGAATGGCCGGCCGAGATCGAGGGCACGGCACCCGACGTCGGGGCCGACGTCATCGTCCAGTCCAGCCTGGGGTCCGGCCTGAAGGTGCGCGCCGCCTAG
- a CDS encoding SPFH domain-containing protein: MSYFALALVALAIVLLFSVVKIVPQGREMTVERFGKYTKTLKPGISILTPFVERIGRRMNMMEQVLDVPQQEVITKDNAMVKVDAIVFIQVMDAASAAYRVENLPYAITQLCMTNLRTVVGSMELDEVLFQRDSINTRLLTVIDAATEPWGVKVNRIEIKDLTPPVDITNAMARQMKAEREKRAIITEAEGEKQAAIARAEGAKQSAILQSEGRKEAAFRDAEARERAAEAEAKATAMVSQAIAAGDVNAINYFVAQKYVEAFAELARNPTAKTVIVPAEMGSLVGTIAGIGELVGLARDQQQVSRAAPPPPPARPRAGTVPPTA; the protein is encoded by the coding sequence ATGAGCTATTTCGCACTCGCCCTGGTGGCCCTGGCCATCGTGCTGCTGTTCAGCGTCGTCAAGATCGTGCCCCAGGGGCGCGAGATGACGGTCGAGCGGTTCGGCAAATACACCAAGACCCTGAAGCCCGGCATCAGCATCCTGACGCCGTTCGTCGAGCGGATCGGGCGGCGGATGAACATGATGGAGCAGGTCCTGGACGTGCCCCAGCAGGAGGTCATCACCAAGGACAACGCCATGGTGAAGGTCGACGCCATCGTCTTCATCCAGGTGATGGACGCCGCCAGCGCGGCCTATCGGGTCGAGAACCTGCCCTACGCGATCACCCAGCTCTGCATGACCAACCTGCGGACCGTGGTCGGCTCGATGGAGCTGGACGAGGTCCTGTTCCAGCGCGATTCGATCAACACCCGCCTGCTGACCGTCATCGATGCGGCGACCGAGCCTTGGGGCGTCAAGGTCAACCGGATCGAGATCAAGGACCTGACGCCGCCGGTCGACATCACCAACGCCATGGCCCGTCAGATGAAGGCCGAACGCGAGAAGCGCGCCATCATCACCGAGGCCGAGGGCGAGAAACAGGCCGCCATCGCCCGCGCCGAGGGGGCCAAGCAGTCGGCCATACTGCAATCGGAAGGCCGCAAGGAAGCGGCGTTCCGCGACGCCGAGGCCCGCGAACGCGCGGCCGAGGCCGAGGCCAAGGCGACCGCCATGGTCAGCCAGGCCATCGCGGCCGGCGACGTCAACGCGATCAACTATTTCGTCGCCCAGAAATACGTCGAGGCCTTCGCCGAACTGGCCCGCAACCCGACCGCCAAGACGGTGATCGTGCCCGCCGAGATGGGCAGCCTGGTCGGGACCATCGCCGGGATCGGCGAACTGGTCGGCCTGGCGCGCGACCAGCAGCAGGTGTCCCGCGCCGCCCCGCCGCCCCCTCCGGCCCGCCCCCGCGCCGGAACCGTGCCGCCCACCGCCTGA
- a CDS encoding NUDIX hydrolase, whose product MTNPRPTAPVPAVGVVCVQGDRVLMIRRGTPPRIGQWSLPGGRIEPGEKAVEAALRELREETGVSAQILGLIDVVDGIFADEGRHYVLIDYVARWIAGEPVAGDDAVEAVFMPVEEALAFVSWDETRRIITAGVGMATTP is encoded by the coding sequence ATGACCAACCCCCGTCCCACCGCTCCCGTTCCCGCTGTCGGCGTCGTCTGCGTGCAGGGAGACCGCGTCCTCATGATCCGGCGGGGGACCCCACCGCGCATCGGCCAGTGGAGCCTGCCTGGCGGGCGGATCGAGCCGGGCGAAAAGGCCGTCGAGGCCGCCCTGCGTGAACTGCGTGAGGAGACAGGCGTGTCGGCGCAGATCCTGGGCCTGATCGATGTCGTCGACGGCATCTTCGCCGACGAGGGCCGGCACTATGTGCTGATCGACTACGTGGCCCGCTGGATCGCCGGGGAACCGGTGGCCGGCGACGACGCGGTCGAGGCCGTCTTCATGCCCGTCGAGGAGGCGCTGGCGTTTGTGTCCTGGGACGAGACCCGCCGGATCATCACGGCGGGTGTCGGGATGGCCACCACGCCCTGA